The Kosmotoga arenicorallina S304 nucleotide sequence CTCCTATCTTGGGAATCGAGAACGACGTTCAGTCCGTTGTTGGTTGTGGGTTGCTTGAAAAGCCGAGTAACGTGCTTTGAGGAACGACAGTTGATAATGCGACTGCTGGTGATACGACAGTTGATGAGACGACGCTTGCAGAGGCTGACAGCTGATGGAGCGACAGTTGATAATACGACAACTGTTGGAGCGACAATTGGTGATACGACAATTGATGGTACGAGGGTTGCCAACGCTGATAAATAGCCGAAAATCTGAGAGAATGAATGAAAACGCAGTGCTGGGATTCGCCCAGGTAATGCGTGACTTTGTCACGGCTTTGCATTCCTCCGGAATGGCTATGCGCCTGCGGCGGATAAGAGCTGAGTTACGAGAAACCGAGAGTTCGAGAAAAAGCAACCAAGAACCTGCTCTCGTTACTCATAACTCATAATTCATAACTTTGAACTCATAACTCTCATCTCATAATTCATAACTCTTATCTCATAACTCATAATTCATAACTCTTAACTATTCTTTTTTCAGCTTAACCGCCGTTCCGTAGGCAACCATTTCAGCGGCACCGGACATAACCGCTGAGCTTCCAAGCCTGAAGGCGACTATGGCATCGGCATTCATTTTTTCAGCCTCGTCAATCATGCGTTGAATTGCAATATTTCTCGCTTCTGTCAGCATTTCCGTATATCCTTTTATTTCGCCCCCTGCAAGGGTTTTGAAAGCGGCAGCAATGTCTCTCCCCATGTGCTTCGATCTCACCGTGTTTCCAATTACAATACCCAGAACCTCTGAAATTTCATGTCCCGGAACATTATCCGTGGTTACCACAATCATGCCCATCCCTCCTATATTTCTTTATTTTTGAATGCAAGATATCCTGAAAAGAGCAAAACAATTGATACAACAATCAATGCAACCGTGTATGGAATATCTACCTCACCATAGTTGAAAATATTTATCCCAAGAATGTAGCGATATGTATTAAGAAAGCCCAGCGATTTCAATAACCCCAGCACAGTGGTCAGGGCTAGCACTCCGAGGGAAGCGAGTATGGGCTTCACCTGATCATTGAACAGGACTGAAAAGAAAAGAGTAGCGCTGAACCAGAGTGTTCCGCCAGTTAAAACAGAAATTGTGAACATAGGGACTCCGTCGTTGATGAAATCTTTCCCTACTATGAAGGAATAAAGTGTCGGAAGCATCGAAAGCAACAACAATGACGAAAAAAGTGCGACAATCCCTGAGACTGTTTTGTTTATGAAAACCCTGAGCCTGCTCTGGCGTGCGAGTAAAAATTCCATTGTACCGTTTTCGGTTTCCCTTGAAAACAGAGGAAAAGCAAGTACTATTGCGATTATAGGTACGAGCTGGCCAAAGTTTTTCCCAAACCACTGTGAATACATGTAAAAGCTCCAGTTCGCAAGCATTTGTGAATATCCAGGGCCAACGAATTTTTCATATAGCTGATTTGAACTTCTTTCAAGGTTTTTCAGGCTTTCCACGGCATAATTTTGTAAAGGTGCAATTAGCAGAAAAAGTGCCAGCATGATGAAAAACAGCACTAAAGCTCGAAATCTCATATCGTAGAATTCTTTTTTCATTGCACATCACCCTTTATTACAGCTTCAAAGACCGCTTCAAATGGGGCAGGTTCGTAGTCTTGTATCTCTTCTTTTCGTTTCACTATATAGATGTCTTCGGTTTCTGTGCTTTTCCAGAGATAACCTCCTGCTTTCTTTCCTTTTTCAACTTTTATAACCGCATAGCTTTTGATGAGCTCGCCTTTTTGTCCTATTTCAAGTATTTTCCCCTTTTTCATTATCGCAATGCTGTCTGCGAGTTTTTCCACTTCTGATAGTATGTGACTTGTATACAGTATAGTTTTGCCAGACTGTGAGAGATCTTTTATAAGCTTTAAAGCTTGTGAACGCATTATTGGATCCAATCCCC carries:
- a CDS encoding ABC transporter permease subunit, yielding MKKEFYDMRFRALVLFFIMLALFLLIAPLQNYAVESLKNLERSSNQLYEKFVGPGYSQMLANWSFYMYSQWFGKNFGQLVPIIAIVLAFPLFSRETENGTMEFLLARQSRLRVFINKTVSGIVALFSSLLLLSMLPTLYSFIVGKDFINDGVPMFTISVLTGGTLWFSATLFFSVLFNDQVKPILASLGVLALTTVLGLLKSLGFLNTYRYILGINIFNYGEVDIPYTVALIVVSIVLLFSGYLAFKNKEI
- a CDS encoding heavy metal-binding domain-containing protein, whose amino-acid sequence is MIVVTTDNVPGHEISEVLGIVIGNTVRSKHMGRDIAAAFKTLAGGEIKGYTEMLTEARNIAIQRMIDEAEKMNADAIVAFRLGSSAVMSGAAEMVAYGTAVKLKKE